One window of Papaver somniferum cultivar HN1 chromosome 9, ASM357369v1, whole genome shotgun sequence genomic DNA carries:
- the LOC113310319 gene encoding UDP-xylose transporter 3-like translates to MTESGKFQLGTIGALSLSVVSSVSIVICNKALISTLGFHFATTLTSWHLLVTFCSLHVALWMKLFEHKPFDARAVMGFGVLNGISIGLLNLSLGFNSVGFYQMTKLAIIPCTVLLETLFFRKLFSRSIQLSLSVLLMGVGIATVTDLQLNVLGSVLSLLAVLTTCVAQIMTNTIQKRFKVSSTQLLYQSCPYQAMTLFITGPFLDGLLTNENVFAFQYTPQVLVFIVLSCLISVSVNFSTFLVIGKTSPVTYQVLGHLKTCLVLAFGYILLRDPFSWRNILGIMVALVGMLLYSFFCTRETQAKSSEPAPQLSQTKESETDPLISLEGGTAVVPDDDVPKAPIWNSNKDLHDA, encoded by the exons atgacTGAGAGTGGGAAGTTTCAGCTTGGAACCATTGGGGCATTGAGTCTTTCTGTTGTTTCGTCGGTATCGATTGTGATTTGCAACAAGGCTCTTATTAGTACTCTTGGTTTCCATTTTG CCACAACTCTGACGAGCTGGCATCTGCTGGTAACTTTCTGCTCGCTTCACGTGGCATTATGGATGAAACTTTTTGAACATAAACCATTTGACGCCAGAGCTGTAATGGGATTTGGCGTACTAAATGGGATATCCATTGGACTTCTAAATCTTAGTCTGGGTTTCAACTCCGTTGGGTTCTACCAG ATGACGAAACTGGCTATCATCCCCTGTACTGTCCTTCTGGAGACCCTTTTCTTCAGGAAACTTTTCAG TCGGAGTATTCAGCTTTCACTCTCTGTGCTTCTTATGGGTGTCGGAATTGCTACTGTGACTGATCTGCAGCTCAATGTTCTTGGTTCTGTCTTATCTCTGCTTGCAGTTCTCACAACATGTGTTGCTCAAATT ATGACCAATACCATTCAGAAGAGATTCAAAGTTTCTTCAACGCAACTTTTATATCAATCTTGCCCCTATCAAGCGATGACCCTTTTCATTACTGGTCCATTTCTGGATGGACTATTGACCAATGAAAATGTGTTTGCTTTCCAGTACACTCCTCAAGTGCTG gttttcatTGTTCTATCCTGCCTTATCTCTGTATCTGTTAACTTTAGCACATTTCTTGTAATTGGAAAGACATCTCCAGTCACCTACCAAGTCCTGGGACATTTGAAAACATGTCTAGTTCTGGCATTCGGTTATATTTTGCTCAGAGACCCATTTAGCTGGCGTAATATTCTTGGAATCATGGTTGCCTTAGTTGGAATGCTACTTTATTCTTTCTTTTGCACTCGTGAGACTCAGGCAAAATCCAGTGAACCAGCTCCACAATTGTCCCAG ACAAAGGAAAGTGAAACTGATCCTTTAATAAGTTTGGAAGGTGGAACTGCTGTGGTTCCCGATGATGATGTTCCCAAAGCCCCGATATGGAACTCCAACAAAGACCTCCATGATGCATAA